The following are encoded in a window of Pseudomonas graminis genomic DNA:
- a CDS encoding MFS transporter has product MSDQSTPNTPLSRFCDKVGIPYPMFWGFVGLLIFMIGDGVELGYLSPFLSERGMPGDEVAMIFTLYGVTVGISSWLAGALSNIWGPKRVMFLGLIIWSVFEVLFLIYGLQDLSYSMILLTYGLRGFGYPLFAYGFLVWIAASTPSRKMGMAVGWFWVAYAAGLPMLGSLVASVAIPLIGALQTFWLSFALVVVGGAIGLIGMREAHGMRRLAPEGERPLVSMAKNITIMWTRPKVSLAGIVRVINTSSMFGFLVVMPGFFMHTVGFTLEEWLRLLTIVFVFNIIGNLGSSVISTKIGYRNTILWFGAVGSTISTPLFFFMPQAFPHDFLIASIFGAFYGLTLACFVPLSALAPALAPNNKAAALSVLSLGAGASTWVGPAVVAIFNDSYGIEGVVWAFCGLYALSAVLTVFLKDPEPVHDPILIKIKRRIKVFAPRLDYRWAHAEDPNKNVS; this is encoded by the coding sequence TTGAGCGATCAATCCACTCCGAACACTCCACTCTCACGATTCTGCGACAAAGTAGGCATTCCCTATCCCATGTTCTGGGGCTTTGTCGGCCTACTGATCTTCATGATCGGCGATGGCGTAGAACTCGGCTACCTTTCGCCCTTTCTCAGTGAACGCGGCATGCCTGGCGATGAAGTCGCCATGATCTTCACCCTCTATGGCGTCACGGTCGGGATTTCATCCTGGCTTGCCGGCGCACTCTCCAACATCTGGGGCCCGAAACGGGTGATGTTCCTGGGATTAATCATCTGGAGCGTGTTTGAGGTGCTCTTCCTGATCTACGGACTGCAGGACCTGAGCTACTCAATGATTCTGTTGACCTACGGCCTGCGCGGCTTCGGCTACCCATTGTTCGCTTATGGCTTTCTGGTATGGATCGCCGCTTCCACGCCCTCTCGCAAAATGGGCATGGCCGTGGGCTGGTTCTGGGTGGCTTACGCGGCGGGCCTGCCGATGCTGGGCTCTCTGGTGGCAAGTGTCGCTATCCCGCTGATCGGCGCATTGCAGACCTTCTGGCTGTCCTTTGCACTGGTGGTCGTCGGCGGCGCGATTGGTCTGATCGGGATGCGTGAAGCCCATGGCATGCGTCGGCTGGCGCCCGAGGGTGAGCGGCCGCTCGTGTCGATGGCCAAGAACATCACCATCATGTGGACGCGCCCCAAAGTGTCGCTGGCCGGGATCGTTCGGGTGATCAACACCTCGTCGATGTTCGGTTTTCTGGTGGTCATGCCCGGATTCTTTATGCACACCGTCGGCTTCACCCTCGAAGAATGGCTGCGCCTGCTGACCATCGTCTTCGTGTTCAACATCATCGGTAATCTGGGCTCTAGCGTGATCAGCACGAAGATCGGTTATCGCAACACGATCCTGTGGTTTGGCGCGGTGGGCAGCACGATCAGCACCCCGTTGTTCTTCTTCATGCCGCAGGCGTTTCCCCACGACTTTCTGATCGCCTCGATCTTCGGCGCCTTCTACGGCCTGACATTGGCGTGTTTCGTGCCGCTCTCGGCGCTCGCACCCGCACTGGCGCCGAACAACAAGGCCGCTGCATTGTCGGTGTTGAGCCTCGGGGCAGGGGCGTCGACATGGGTGGGCCCGGCGGTGGTCGCGATCTTCAATGACAGTTACGGGATAGAAGGCGTGGTCTGGGCCTTTTGCGGGCTGTACGCGCTGAGTGCCGTGCTGACCGTCTTCCTGAAAGATCCGGAGCCCGTGCATGACCCGATCCTGATCAAGATCAAGCGCCGGATCAAAGTGTTCGCGCCGCGTCTGGATTATCGTTGGGCCCATGCCGAGGACCCGAACAAAAACGTAAGCTGA
- a CDS encoding DUF3772 domain-containing protein, with product MQHATLNRFHAGLLALLLLCVTLPAFAQAAPAPKAAPQAASQGDAAPEVEAPSLDDLNEQLDQIRQKVTVSANDDLLSSLRQAALQVQKQADELIAKQAVDIEHLNDQLNILGPVQPDEAPALTSQRKALTAQKNALVSDERQTNTLSQSARDLATQIFSLRRSLFDSQISTRTASPLSSAFWSTLIRPTDDDLRRMNGLLDDVRSVFISALAPGNRMLFASVVIGALLIWVVVRRLLESLLIRLMVRWLPEGRLRRSALALAVGLSTVVTITAATSLLRWGIVSNAVLSNDVVNLLDQLQTLITFCAFIVGLGRALLMLPHPSWRLPKIPDEIATAMGRFPPVLALALMVIGTQERINSVIASSLALTVAVNGLTALAVSLMFFFGLVRYRRTRRRFAIERPGGLAGLIPFVVAVWVGLSLLALLSGYLTLAYFLAVKLLWMSVVASTAYLLVAFFGDVCETLLSPKQPGGMALGSALGLSPRHQAQASTILAGVGRSLLLLAAVLLAFLPSGSSPGELLESFTRMEVTDKSLGALNIVPSDILMALGCLVLGMLGVRVLKEWFGERLLPETNMDAGMQASLVTLIGYIGFVLVIAVVMSTLHISLTNLTWVVSALSVGIGFGLQAIVQNFISGLILLTERPVKVGDWVSLAGVEGDIRRINVRATEIQMSDRSTVIVPNSQFITQNVRNVTMGNALGVVGISLTLPLETDVLQIRELLLQAFTEHEAVLDTPAPSVTFKDLTNTGLIISATGYVNSPRSVGGARSDLLFTVLGRLREMGIALSAPQSMVLINDGLGKEQPPAAAE from the coding sequence ATGCAGCACGCTACGTTGAACCGTTTCCATGCTGGACTGCTGGCCCTGTTGCTGCTGTGCGTGACCCTGCCAGCGTTTGCTCAGGCCGCGCCGGCCCCAAAGGCCGCGCCGCAGGCCGCCAGCCAAGGCGATGCAGCGCCTGAAGTCGAGGCACCGAGCCTGGATGATCTGAACGAGCAGCTTGACCAGATCCGGCAAAAAGTTACCGTCAGTGCCAATGACGACTTGCTGTCGAGCCTGCGTCAGGCCGCGTTGCAGGTGCAGAAGCAAGCCGATGAGCTGATCGCCAAACAGGCCGTTGACATCGAGCACCTGAACGATCAGTTGAACATCCTTGGCCCGGTGCAACCCGACGAAGCGCCTGCCCTGACCAGCCAGCGCAAGGCGTTGACGGCCCAGAAAAACGCGCTGGTCAGCGACGAGCGGCAGACCAATACGTTGAGTCAGTCGGCACGGGACCTGGCCACTCAGATCTTCAGCCTGCGCCGCAGCCTGTTCGATTCCCAGATCAGCACCCGTACGGCAAGCCCGCTGAGTTCGGCGTTCTGGTCGACCCTGATTCGCCCTACCGATGACGACCTCAGGCGCATGAACGGTTTGCTGGACGACGTCCGCAGCGTGTTCATCAGCGCACTGGCGCCCGGCAACCGCATGCTGTTTGCCAGCGTGGTGATCGGCGCGCTGCTGATCTGGGTGGTGGTGCGCCGCCTGTTGGAGAGCCTGCTGATCCGCCTGATGGTCCGTTGGTTGCCCGAAGGCCGTCTGCGTCGCAGCGCCCTGGCACTGGCCGTCGGGCTGTCGACGGTGGTCACCATCACCGCCGCGACGTCCTTGCTGCGTTGGGGCATCGTCAGCAATGCGGTGCTTAGCAACGACGTGGTCAACCTGCTCGACCAACTGCAGACGCTGATCACCTTCTGCGCCTTCATCGTCGGCCTGGGCCGCGCGCTGCTGATGCTGCCACACCCTTCGTGGCGCCTGCCGAAGATTCCTGACGAAATTGCCACCGCCATGGGCCGATTCCCGCCCGTGCTGGCCTTGGCGCTGATGGTCATCGGCACCCAGGAACGCATCAACAGCGTCATCGCCAGCAGCCTGGCACTGACCGTCGCGGTCAACGGCCTGACCGCACTGGCCGTTTCACTGATGTTCTTCTTCGGCCTGGTGCGCTACCGCCGCACCCGCCGCCGCTTTGCAATCGAACGTCCGGGTGGCCTCGCCGGGTTGATTCCGTTCGTCGTGGCAGTCTGGGTCGGCCTGAGTTTGCTCGCGTTATTGAGCGGCTACCTGACGCTGGCCTACTTCCTCGCAGTTAAGCTGCTGTGGATGAGCGTGGTGGCTTCGACCGCCTATCTGCTGGTGGCGTTCTTTGGCGACGTCTGCGAAACCCTCCTGTCGCCCAAGCAACCGGGTGGCATGGCACTGGGTTCGGCACTCGGCCTGTCGCCGCGCCATCAGGCCCAGGCGAGCACCATTCTGGCGGGCGTTGGCCGCAGTTTGCTGCTGCTGGCCGCCGTGCTACTGGCCTTTCTGCCCTCGGGTTCAAGCCCGGGCGAGTTGCTCGAAAGCTTCACGCGGATGGAAGTCACCGACAAATCCCTGGGCGCCCTGAACATCGTTCCAAGCGACATCCTCATGGCGCTGGGTTGCCTGGTACTTGGCATGCTGGGCGTGCGCGTGCTCAAGGAATGGTTCGGCGAGCGCCTGCTGCCGGAAACCAACATGGACGCCGGCATGCAGGCGTCCCTGGTGACCCTGATCGGCTACATCGGGTTTGTGCTGGTGATTGCGGTGGTGATGTCCACCCTGCACATCAGCCTGACCAACCTGACCTGGGTAGTGAGCGCCCTGTCGGTGGGGATCGGTTTTGGTTTGCAGGCCATCGTGCAGAACTTTATCTCCGGCCTGATCCTGCTGACCGAGCGGCCAGTCAAAGTCGGGGACTGGGTAAGTCTGGCGGGGGTCGAGGGCGATATTCGCCGGATCAACGTGCGCGCCACCGAGATCCAGATGTCCGACCGTTCCACGGTGATTGTGCCGAACTCACAGTTCATTACCCAGAACGTGCGCAACGTGACCATGGGCAACGCACTCGGCGTGGTCGGGATTTCCCTGACGCTCCCGCTGGAAACGGATGTCTTGCAGATCCGCGAACTGCTGTTGCAGGCGTTTACCGAGCACGAAGCCGTCCTCGACACGCCAGCGCCCTCGGTCACCTTCAAAGACCTGACCAACACCGGCCTTATCATCAGCGCCACGGGTTACGTCAACAGCCCGCGCTCGGTGGGCGGTGCGCGAAGCGATCTGTTGTTCACCGTGTTGGGTCGCCTGCGGGAAATGGGCATCGCCCTGTCGGCACCGCAGAGCATGGTGTTGATCAACGACGGGCTGGGCAAGGAACAGCCGCCGGCGGCAGCGGAGTGA
- a CDS encoding DNA/RNA non-specific endonuclease, whose amino-acid sequence MPTHNPQVNLAHRPRLADLQPITTEPSSHATALRSAPQARITPAAQLEGRAGYSGDFLGEFVVPWPTTSTPDDVFPVGNPGNRLDYTHFSISMSRSRRIALYVGVNIEGGSSVEIVRRQDTWAYDGRLPVEAQLGEDLYRDNLLDRGHLVRRQDPNWGDEAQTANQDTFHFTNCSPQMSAFNQKTWLELEDFILENTRRWKERATVFTGPVLRSDDPLYRGVQIPRAFWKVVAFLGDDGKPSASAYVIDQTRELGKLELVFGALRTYRRSVTQIETLTGISFGELARYDGFSNEEQITGTRIEASIQRPEDIRL is encoded by the coding sequence ATGCCGACACATAACCCTCAGGTGAATCTCGCCCACCGCCCCCGTCTGGCTGATCTTCAGCCCATCACGACCGAACCGTCATCCCATGCTACCGCCCTGCGGTCAGCCCCGCAGGCGCGGATCACGCCGGCAGCGCAACTGGAAGGTCGAGCGGGCTACAGCGGTGATTTTCTCGGGGAATTCGTCGTGCCCTGGCCGACCACCTCGACGCCGGATGACGTATTCCCCGTGGGGAATCCCGGCAACCGTCTGGACTACACCCATTTCTCCATCAGCATGTCCCGGAGTCGGCGCATTGCGCTGTACGTCGGCGTGAACATCGAGGGTGGCAGCAGCGTCGAGATCGTGCGGCGTCAGGACACCTGGGCCTATGACGGCCGCCTGCCGGTCGAGGCGCAGCTTGGCGAGGATTTGTACCGCGACAACTTGCTCGATCGCGGTCATTTGGTGCGGCGGCAGGACCCCAACTGGGGTGACGAGGCGCAGACCGCCAATCAGGACACGTTTCATTTCACCAACTGCTCGCCGCAGATGTCCGCCTTCAATCAGAAAACCTGGCTGGAGCTCGAAGACTTCATCCTGGAAAACACCCGCCGCTGGAAAGAGCGCGCAACGGTGTTCACCGGACCGGTGCTGCGCAGTGACGACCCGCTGTACCGAGGGGTGCAAATCCCCAGAGCCTTCTGGAAAGTTGTCGCGTTTCTCGGCGATGACGGCAAACCTTCGGCCAGCGCGTACGTGATCGACCAGACCCGCGAGCTGGGCAAGCTGGAGCTGGTGTTTGGCGCGTTAAGGACGTATCGACGCAGCGTCACTCAGATTGAGACGCTCACGGGCATCAGCTTCGGGGAATTGGCGCGGTATGACGGTTTCTCCAATGAAGAACAGATCACCGGCACACGGATCGAAGCGTCGATTCAGCGGCCGGAGGATATTCGTCTCTAA